A stretch of Caenorhabditis elegans chromosome IV DNA encodes these proteins:
- the uaf-2 gene encoding Splicing factor U2AF 35 kDa subunit (Confirmed by transcript evidence), with amino-acid sequence MSYGDGLSGAEYLASIYGTEKDKVNCSFFFKTGACRHGDKCSRAHHTPTFSPTVVLKNFYHNPVVDVRQADAFDKVGKRNDQEQRYFDDFYEEVFVEMERKYGEVEEINVCENIGEHMVGNVYVKFMKEEDAEKAKNDLNNRWFNGQPIYAELCPVTDFRESRCRQHEVTTCSKGGFCNFMHLKAISAELGDRLYGRRGRRADAAGHYPSQRGGSGGGGGGGGGGGYGSGGGWGGGGGGRDRDRGGWGGGGGGRGYGGGGGGGGYGYGGGGGGRRRSRSRDRRRY; translated from the exons ATGTCGTATGGTGACGGGCTCTCCGGAGCCGAGTACCTGGCCTCAATCTATGGTACTGAGAAGGATAAAGTCAATTGCTCGTTTTTCTTCAAG acAGGAGCCTGCCGCCACGGAGACAAATGCTCCAGAGCCCATCATACACCGACATTCTCGCCAACAGTTGTGCTCAAAAACTTCTACCACAATCCGGTAGTGGATGTCCGTCAGGCGGATGCTTTCGATAAAGTCGGCAAGCGGAATGATCAGGAACAGCGCTATTTTGACGATTTCTACGAGGAGGTTTTTGTGGAGATGGAGCGAAAATATGGAGAAGTGGAGGAGATCAACGTTTGTGAGAATATCGGAGAACACATGGTCGGAAACGTATACGTCAAATTTATGAAGGAAGAGGACGCCGAGAAAGCAAAGAATGATTTGAATAATCGATG GTTCAACGGACAACCAATCTACGCAGAGTTGTGCCCTGTCACCGACTTCCGCGAGTCTAGATGCCGTCAACACGAAGTTACAACCTGCTCGAAAGGAGGATTCTGCAATTTCATGCACTTGAAGGCAATTTCCGCCGAACTTGGAGATCGTCTGTATGGTAGACGTGGACGACGAGCCGACGCAGCTGGACATTATCCATCACAACGTGGAGGTTCCGGAGGCggcggtggaggtggtggcGGCGGTGGCTATGGAAGCGGTGGAGGATGGGGTGGCGGCGGTGGCGGCAGAGATCGTGATCGTGGAGGATGGGGTGGAGGCGGCGGAGGTCGTGGATATGGAGGTGGCGGTGGCGGTGGAGGCTACGGATATGGAGGTGGAGGCGGTGGAAGACGCCGCAGTCGAAGCCGTGATCGAAGACGATATTAA
- the uaf-2 gene encoding RNA-binding protein (Confirmed by transcript evidence) codes for MHLKAISAELGDRLYGRRGRRADAAGHYPSQRGGSGGGGGGGGGGGYGSGGGWGGGGGGRDRDRGGWGGGGGGRGYGGGGGGGGYGYGGGGGGRRRSRSRDRRRY; via the coding sequence ATGCACTTGAAGGCAATTTCCGCCGAACTTGGAGATCGTCTGTATGGTAGACGTGGACGACGAGCCGACGCAGCTGGACATTATCCATCACAACGTGGAGGTTCCGGAGGCggcggtggaggtggtggcGGCGGTGGCTATGGAAGCGGTGGAGGATGGGGTGGCGGCGGTGGCGGCAGAGATCGTGATCGTGGAGGATGGGGTGGAGGCGGCGGAGGTCGTGGATATGGAGGTGGCGGTGGCGGTGGAGGCTACGGATATGGAGGTGGAGGCGGTGGAAGACGCCGCAGTCGAAGCCGTGATCGAAGACGATATTAA